GTGGCCGGTACCCTGCCCACGGCCTTGATCGGCTTGCTCTTCAAGGACGGACTGGAGCGCCTTTTCAGCAGCGTGCCCACGGCCGCGAGCATGCTGCTGGTGACCGGCGCCCTGCTCGTAGCCACGGATCGTGTGCGCGGCCAGGGCGCGGATATCGAGAGAATGCGCGTCTGGCACGCCCTGCTCATCGGCCTCGTCCAGGGCATGGCCATCATACCGGGTGTGTCGCGCTCCGGAGCGACCGTTGCCGCGGGGGTCTTGAGCGGTCTCGGACGCGACTTGGCCCTGCGTTACTCGTTCCTGCTCTCCATACCCGCGATCCTGGGAGCGTTCACGCTCCAACTCCTGTCCCACGGCCTGGCCGGTGCTCCGGATATCAACGGGTTCGGCTACGCGGCGGCCTTCCTCGCCGCGTTCGTAACCGGCTACCTCGGTATCGAGGTACTCTTGAGGGTGCTGCTGTCACGTCGCCTCGGTTGGTTTGCGCTCTACTGCTGGGGCCTGGGTCTGACCGTGCTGATCACCCGGAGTCTGTCGGGATAAGCCGGAGGCGCGATCCGGGAGTCTTTCAGCGAGGTTCGATCCGCCGCGCCTGTTCGATGAAGCGATGCAGTCGCCGCACTGCGTCGACCCCGTTTCCCGTGGCCGCCTCCATCACCCGCAGGATGATGCGCCGCATGCCCGCCGCGCGGTAGCACGCCATGTCGTCCACCGTGGGGAAATCTCCGGCGGGCGTCAGCACCACCGAGAACTCGATCCCCTCCGGATCGCGTCCGCGCTCCGCGGCCGCACGCCGCACGCTGGCCACCGCGTCCGCGGCCTCGTCCACGGGCAGATCCCCCGGACACCAACCGTCGGCGTACCGGGCCACCCGCCTGGGCGCGTACCGGGGGTCGTGCACCCCCAGGTGGACCGGCGGATGCGGCTTCTGGAGCGGCTTGGGGAAGACCCGCACCGGGGGGAAGCGCACGAACTCCCCGCTGTACTCGGCCTCTTCCCGAGTCCACAGCACGCGCAACGCCTCGACTCCCTCGCGCAGCGCCTGCCAGCGGCGTTTGAACGAAGTGACCCCGAGGATCGCCGCTTCCTCCGGAAACCAGCCGGCGCCCACCCCCATGATCAGGCGCCCGCCGCTGTGGCGGTCCAGTGTGGCGGCGGCCTTGGCGGTGGCGATGACCTCCCGTTGCGGCAGAATGCAGATGCCGGTGGCCACGCGCAGGCGTTCGGTGGCCTGGGCGGCCATGGCCGCCGCGATGAAGGGATCCGGCAGGTGTCCGAAGGACGCGGGCACCTTGCCGTCCGGGGTGCGCTTGTAACGCGATTCGTAGTGGACCGGGATGAGCATGTGCTCGGGGAACCACAAGGACTCGAAGCCCAGCGTCTCCGCCTCCCGGGCGATATCGCCCACGGGACCCGCCAGTTCCGTCGAAAACAGGGAAAGACCCAACTCCATGATGTGCACTCCGGAACGCCGCGTTGTCTTCCGCCGCGGTTCCCGCTATACGCCACAACTGTGGCGCGTCTGGTTAATTTGGATGATGATCCGCGCCGGACAGGAACCAGGAGAATAACATGCCCGAAGCACCGGCCGGAACCCAGGCCTTCACCCGTGCCCTGGAGGCCGACGACACCCTCATCCCCATCGGTTGGGACGACTGGCTCGACATGCCGCCGCCCGACGACGACGGCGCGTACACCGTCACCGAGGTGGTGGAGCGCTACCAACGCAACGGCTACGACTGGGACATGCACGGCTCCCTCTACACCCCCGCGCGCGAGCGCGGCGACCGCCCCGCCTTTGTCGTCTTCCACGGCGGCGGCGCCAACGAGACGGTCATGGACGTCACCCCCGACGGGCGTCCCGGCCTGGCGCGCCGGCTGGCCGCCCAGGGCTTCACCGTGCTGACCTTCAGCTACCCGGGCCTCTGGCCTCCGGGCGGCGAGTGGGACAAACCGATCGGCGAGCGGGTGCCGTTCTATCTCCTCGACGTCGAGGTGGACAAGGACGAGCTTGAGGACCGGCTGCTCAAGTGCACCTTCAACGTGGTGCTGCAGGGCGCCGGGCAGCTCACCGACCGCCACCTGCGGGGGCGGCGGCTGGTCGCCTTCGGCCACTCCACCGGCGGCCCCATGGCCGCCCACCTGACCCGCTTCACCCGCGAGGCCGAGGTCATCGGCATCGTCGGCTGGGGCAGCGGCGGACCCGACGGCTGGCGCCGGGAGTGGCGCGAGAACACCGGCATGGAGTCGCCCAAGCCCTACGGCCTTGCACAGATCTCCCGGCGCACCGTGGACGCCTACCGGCGGTCCCACTACGAGGACCTGCCGGAGCTGACGCCCTGGGGCGGCATGGAGGATTTCTTCCGCCTCACCGAGAACACCCGGCCGCAGATCAAGATCGGCCTGCGTGACAACCAGCACAACGTCTTCCCGGAGCGGCTGGAAGAGTACGTCCGGATCACCGGGCTGCCGCGGGAGGAATACTTCGATCACCTGCAGGACCCGCCCGCCGAGTGGCTGGCGAACCTCAGGGTGCTGCTCATGGTGGGCGAGAACGACCACGGCCACTGGCTCGGCGGCAAGAGCCTTGGCGACAAGCGCGAGATGTACATGGCCGGCAAATACGCGGCCGGCGGCGCTCAGGTGCACGTTGGGCTGGTGCCCAAGTACACCCACATGGGCCACTGGGCGCTCTACAACGAAAAAATCGTCTACGCCTGGCTCTGGGCGTTCAAGACCGGCTACATGGACTGATCGCATCCGGACCGCCCGCGTCCGGCCCGACCCGCTCCGAAGCCGCTGGAGGTCTCATGCCCTTGCTGCCCGTCGACGACACCGAACTCTACTACGAGGTCCACGGCCAGGGCGCGCCTTTGCTCTTCCTGAGCGAGACTCACTGCGACGGGGAGGTGTGGAAGATCCATCAGGTGCCTGAATTCGTCCGCGACCACCAGGTCATCACCATGGACTACCGCGGCACGGGCCAGTCCGGAAAGCCGTCCATGCCCTTCACGACCCGGATGTTCGCGGACGACGCCATGGCCCTCCTCGACCACGTCGGCGCGGACGGGGCCGTCGTCTGCGGCCATTCCATGGGCGGCCGGGTTGCCCAACTCATGGCTTTGGACCATCCCGCGAGGATCAAGGCGCTCATCCTGGCGTCTACCGGGGCGGCCTACCCTCACACCAAGGGCATTCCGCTCAAGATCGCGACGGAGATGGTGGAATGGGGGTATGAAAAGTATGTCCGCGACCACTCCATCCTCGTCGGATTCACCGACGAGTTCGCCGAGCGTCACCCGGACCGGGTGGAGAACTACCTGAGCGTGCGCATGGCCAACATGGGGCCGGTGGAGTTCTACTTCCGCCATCTGCTGGCGCGGCAAGGGCACGACACCAGCGGCCGCCTCGGCGACATCCGCTGCCCCACCCTGATCCTGGTCGGCGAAGACGACCGCAACGTCACCAGCGACCTGTCCCATCGGACGTCGTCGGAGACTCTTGAGAACGGCATTCCCGGAGCCCGCCTTGTCGTACTGCCCGGGGAACGCCACAGCTACTTCTTCGCCAATCCGGACGCGGCCCACACCGCGATGCGTGACTTCCTTGAGCACATCTGACTACGACTCGCCAAACGTAAATGACTCCACTTCGAAGCGAACTCCGTCGCCTAATGTAGACTACGCATCGGGAACTGAAAAATTTCGTTCGTTTTTCAAACCACCGGCGGAGGATAGTTCTTTTTTTTGAGCTACCGGAGGGAGTATTTTGCTAGTTGAGGTCTTGACACCGGCCGTTCCGCATTATTGAATTACACGGTCCACAGAGTCGCAGGGAGGAGGGCCCACCGGACTCGGGCAAGGATTATGGACTCAGGCCGGGGGTCTCGGCCTTCACGCAGCAGTCACGAGAGCGCCATGCCACGCAGCGTACGACCCAGGATTCTGATCGCGGACAGCTACTCAAGTCAGCAGGACGCGCTGTCAAGCCATTTGCAGGAACTGTCGCCGGTCATCGACATCCTGGGCGTGAACGAGGGCCGCGAGGCGCTGTCCAGGACCGAAGCGCAGGAAGTTCATCTGTTCCTCGTGAACGCCTTCCTCAAGGGCCCGCTCAACGGCTTCGAACTGTGCAGGGCCATTCGGAAGATGGGAGCGCATCAGCACACTCCGATCATCCTGATCCTGTCGGGCGCCCTCATTCCGGAGCATCGGCGGGCACTCGCCGCGGGCGCCGACCTGCTGTTGCACGCGCCGGTGGAAAAGCAGGAGTTGTGGCGCATGGTGGTGCTGTTGCTGAACGAGACCGCACGCCGTGGAAAGCCCGATTCCGCGTCGGCGGACGAACCCGAGATGGCGGTCATCGAGCTCAAGCCTTCCATGCGCGTCCTGCACTGAGGGAGCGCCGCGCGTCTTGCCGCGTCGGCCGGAAGTGAGGAGTTCGTGAGGATTCCCGGCTGACGCCGGCTCACCCACCGAGCATTTCATCGACCTCCGCGAGTTCCTGGGACGAGAGCGCCCATTCCGCGACCCTTGCATTGTCCTGGAACTGTGCCAGCTTGGTCGCGCCGGAGATCACCGAGCACACCTGCGGCTGCGCCAGCAGCCAGCACTGCGCCAACTCGTTCATCCCCTTGCCACGGGCTTCCGCCCAGCTCTTCAACTTGGCCACGGCATCGTAGTTGGGCTCGGTCATGTACTGCTGCACGTAGCGCTGGGTCTCGCCGCGGGAGCCGGGCGGCGGCTTCTCGCCCTGGACGTACTTGCCCGTCAGGAACCCGCCGGCCAGCGGGAAATAGGGCACGAAACCCACGCCGTGGGCGGCGCAATAAGGAAGCACCTCGCGCTCCACCTCCCGCTCCAGCATGTGGTAGTGGGACTGGAGGACGGCAAACGCGGTCCAGCCGCGGAACTCGGCCACGACGTTGGCCCGGGCCAGTTGCCATGACGCGAAATCGGAAGCGCCGATGTAACGGAGCTTCCCCTGGCGGACCAGGTCGTCCAGCGCCCGCTGGGTCTCCTCGATGGGCGTCGACGCGTCCCAACGGTGGATGTAGTAGACGTCGATGTGGTCGGTCTGAAGACGCCGGAGGCTGTCCTCGACCGCGTTCATGAGGTGGTAGCGCGACGTGCCGCGGTCATTGGGGCCGTCACCGGTGGGGAAGAAGAACTTGGTAGCCACCACGAAGCGGTCCCGCCGGCCCTTCATCGCCGCGCCCAGCGTCTCCTCGGAACGTCCGCCCTGGTAGCTGTTGGAGCTGTCGATGAAGTTGACGCCCAACTCCACCGCCGCGTCCATGATGGCGGTTACCTGTTCCTGCCGCACGTTCGGCGCACCGAACCGATTGGTGCCCAGTCCGATGGCCGACACCCGCAAACCCGAAGATCCAAGCTGACGATATTCCACGAGAAATCCTCCCGCCGCCTGTGTACCAGATCGCCCCTTCGGGCGCGAACCGAGGCGGCCGCGGGAGAAGATTTGCCGCGGCAAACCCGAAGTGCTAGTGTCGTGTCCCGTAAATACCCGGCATAAGTTGCGCAGGATTTTTCGTCGTCGGCAAGGCGCGATGACGAGCCGTGGCGGGCATCACGCGAGGAAGAGTAACGCAGCCGACGGCGAAATAGACCAGCAAATTGTGCCGGGTATTTGCGGGACACGACACTAGTGTCCTGCGTCACAGCCAACGGCGACTTCGGAGGTGTTTATGCAGTGGGACATGGAACGCGACAGCGCATTCGTGACGGGCGGCGGCAGCGGCATCGGCCAGGCCATCGCGCTCAAGCTCGGCGAGCAGAAGGTGCGGGTGGCCGTCGCCGACGTGGACGGCGGCAAGGCCGAGGACACCGCCGCGCGCATCACCGCCGGGGGCGGCACCGCCCTGCCCTTGACCCTGGACGTTACCCGCTCGGATCAGGTCAACGCCGCCATCGCCAAGACCCACTCCGAATTCGGCGGCCTGGCGTACCTGATGAACGTGGCCGGCATTTCGCAACAGAAGCCCGTGCACGAAATCAGCGACGCCGACTGGGCGCGCATGATCGACGTGCACCTGAACGGGACCTTCTACTGCATTCGCGCGGCCCTGCCGTTGATGATGGAAGCGAAGTTCGGCGCCATCGCGAGCCTGTCGTCCATGCACGGGCTCAAGGGCCAGGAATGGGCGTCCCACTATTCCGCCGCCAAGGCGGGAATCGCGGCCCTCACCAAGGCCGTGGCGCGGGAGGTGTCGGAGTACGGTATCCGCATCAACGCCCTGGCTCCCGGGCCCATCGACACGCCCATGTGGCGCCGCGGCCTCACCGGGGAAGCCCTGGAGCGGCGCAAGTCGGAACGTTCCAAGATGGTGCCCTTGGGGCGGCTGGGCGAGCCGAGCGAGGTGGCGGACCTGGCGGTTTTCCTGCTGAGCCCGGCCAGCAGCTACATGACCGGACAGATCGTGGGCGTGAACGGCGGTGAGCTGATGCCCTGAGGCTCCCGCGCCTCAGTCGCCGTCGAAGAGTCCGAGCTGAGCGGTCGGGCGCCGGAACGAAGCCGTGGACAGGCTCCAGCTTCTGCGCGACAGGCCCAGCTTGCGGCACGCGCCGTCAAACAGCGCCTCGACCTGCTCGGCGAAGATCCCTTGCCCCTTCATGCGGGTCCCGAAGCCCGCGTCGTTGAGCTTGCCGCCGCGAATCCCGCGGATGCGGTTCAGCACCTTTTCCTTGCGGTCGGGATAATTCTCCTCCAGCCAGCGCTCGAACAGGTCCTTGACGCCGAAGGGCAGGCGCACCAGCGAGTAACCGGCGCTGGTGGCCCCGGCTTCGGCGACGGCCTCCAGGATCGCCGGCAGCTCATGGTCGGTGAGGGCCGGAATCACCGGCGCCACGATGACGCCCACGGGAATGCCCGCCTGCCTGAGGGTCCGGATGGCGTTCAGACGAAGATGGGGTTGGGAGGCGCGCGGCTCCATGCGTCCGCAGAGGTCCCGGTCCAGCGTCGTCACCGAAAGGAATACGACCGCGGCGTCGCGCGCCGCCAATTCCCCGAGCACGTCCACGTCCCGAGTCACCAGATGGTTCTTGGTGACCACAGCCGCCGGATTTCGGAACGCGGCCAGCACCTCGAGGCAGCCGCGGGTCAACTCCAGCCGCCGCTCCACGGGCTGATAGGGATCGGTCACGCCGCACATGGCCACCACCTGGGGCTTCCACCGGCTCGAGGACAGTTCCTTCCGCAGGAGCTCCGCGGCGCGCTCCTTCACCAGAATCCTGGATTCGAAGTCCAGGCCGGCCGAGAAACCCAGGTACTCGTGCGTGGGCCGCGCGTAACAGTAGATGCAGCCGTGCTCGCACCCGCGGTACGGGTTGACGCTGGCGTCGAAGCCCACGTCCGGGCTGTCATTGTACGCGATGATGGACCGGGAGGTATCCCTGAGAAGTGTTGTCGGCGGCCCGCCGGGCGAATCGTCCGGGACGAAGGCGATGGGCTCGAAACGGTTCCGGGGATTGTCGCTGGTCCCGCGGCCGCCGGCGCCGGTCTTGGTTTGGCTCGTCATCCACCCATCACTGGTTGCGCCGGACTTCGGCGCCGGGCATTCAGGGGCTTCACTTGCGGCCGGACTTCGAACCCTGTCTCACTTGATGCGCCACTGCTTGCGCGCCGGGTCCGTGGAGGCACACGGAGCGAGCTCGAGAGCCCGGGACATGAACGGCCCGGCGGACCTGCTGGCGCCACCCGCCACGAGACACAGCGCCTTGTCGGCCCCGGGCCGGAACTCCATCGCCGCGGCATCGTAGTCGAAGACCTGGGCGACCGCGTCTTTCGAACAATCCACCAGTCCCAACGATACACCGGCGGCGGCCGGCGCCGTCAGTGCGGCGCACTTGCCGTCGTAGGTGGCCGAAGCGATCCGTCGCGCTTCGCTGTCGTAGCGGAACTGCACGTCGCCGCCCCGCGGCTTGCAGGAGTGGGCATGCAACCGTTCGCCGAACCCCCTCCCGACAGTGTCGATGCACCAACCCAGCCTGTCCTTCTCGTCCAGGTTGTCGGCGAGATAGATGACCGGCGCGGGTGTCTGCAGGTCCGGGGGCGCCGCGTAGGCCGCGATGGGGGCGGCCATCAGAAGCAACACCGCCAAGTACCGCGCCACCGTTGTGAACCATCCACCGCGGTCGACGCCGCTGCCCCACTCCCCACGCTGCCTGGAATCACCCATCGCGACGATGATCATGTTACGATCTCCCTCAATCTTGTTGGCACGATGTTCTCGCCGCGGTGATCTCTAAACGCTCCTCGAACAAGCCGTGGCGCTACTCTGCCAATTGTAGACGAAGCATCCAGCGACACAAGCGCCGCGCCGGAATTTGCACCCACGGACAAAAAGTGCGATGAATGGCCGCTAACGCCATGCGGCCCTTTCGCTACCTGACTCCCCGCCGCCTCGACGAGGCGCTGGCACTGCTGACCCCCGCGGCCGTCCCCCTGGCCGGCGGGACCGATCTCTTTCTCCGGATGGAGCGCCGGCAGGCGCTGCCGGACACCATCATGGACCTTAAGCGGATTCCCGGTCTCGACGAGATCGCGGCCGCCGGAGACGGCCTGCGCATCGGCGCCTTGGCGGTGATGGAAACGCTCGCGGGCGCGCCGGCGGTGGTTGGCGACTACGACGCCTTGGCCGAAGCGGCGCGGGTGGTGGGCTCCATCCAGACCCGCAACCGGGCCACGGTCGGGGGCAATCTCGCCAACGCCTCCCCCGCGGCGGACACGGCGACGCCGCTGATCGCACTGGGCGCGGCCGTGGAGATCGCCGCCGCGGCCGGAACACGGGAGATGCCGGTGGAACAACTGTTTCAGGGTCCGGGCCGGGCGGCGGTGGGAGGCGACGAGCTTCTGACGGCCATCCACGTCCCGGCCAGGCCTGCCCGCTCCGGCAGCGCGTTCCAGCGTTGCGTACGCACGGCCATGGACATCGCCCTGGTGAACTGCGCGGCGTTCGTGCGGCTGGACGAGGACGACCCCGACACCGTCGCGGAGGCGCGCATCGCGCTGGGAGCTGTGGGACCCACGCCGCTGCGCTCGGCGTCGGCGGAGCAACGGCTGACGGGC
The Deltaproteobacteria bacterium DNA segment above includes these coding regions:
- a CDS encoding alpha/beta fold hydrolase, encoding MPEAPAGTQAFTRALEADDTLIPIGWDDWLDMPPPDDDGAYTVTEVVERYQRNGYDWDMHGSLYTPARERGDRPAFVVFHGGGANETVMDVTPDGRPGLARRLAAQGFTVLTFSYPGLWPPGGEWDKPIGERVPFYLLDVEVDKDELEDRLLKCTFNVVLQGAGQLTDRHLRGRRLVAFGHSTGGPMAAHLTRFTREAEVIGIVGWGSGGPDGWRREWRENTGMESPKPYGLAQISRRTVDAYRRSHYEDLPELTPWGGMEDFFRLTENTRPQIKIGLRDNQHNVFPERLEEYVRITGLPREEYFDHLQDPPAEWLANLRVLLMVGENDHGHWLGGKSLGDKREMYMAGKYAAGGAQVHVGLVPKYTHMGHWALYNEKIVYAWLWAFKTGYMD
- a CDS encoding xanthine dehydrogenase family protein subunit M, whose product is MAANAMRPFRYLTPRRLDEALALLTPAAVPLAGGTDLFLRMERRQALPDTIMDLKRIPGLDEIAAAGDGLRIGALAVMETLAGAPAVVGDYDALAEAARVVGSIQTRNRATVGGNLANASPAADTATPLIALGAAVEIAAAAGTREMPVEQLFQGPGRAAVGGDELLTAIHVPARPARSGSAFQRCVRTAMDIALVNCAAFVRLDEDDPDTVAEARIALGAVGPTPLRSASAEQRLTGARLDEHVVEEAGECAASDARPIDDVRASADYRREMVRVLTRRAIRSAFRRARGEA
- a CDS encoding response regulator produces the protein MPRSVRPRILIADSYSSQQDALSSHLQELSPVIDILGVNEGREALSRTEAQEVHLFLVNAFLKGPLNGFELCRAIRKMGAHQHTPIILILSGALIPEHRRALAAGADLLLHAPVEKQELWRMVVLLLNETARRGKPDSASADEPEMAVIELKPSMRVLH
- a CDS encoding alpha/beta fold hydrolase yields the protein MPLLPVDDTELYYEVHGQGAPLLFLSETHCDGEVWKIHQVPEFVRDHQVITMDYRGTGQSGKPSMPFTTRMFADDAMALLDHVGADGAVVCGHSMGGRVAQLMALDHPARIKALILASTGAAYPHTKGIPLKIATEMVEWGYEKYVRDHSILVGFTDEFAERHPDRVENYLSVRMANMGPVEFYFRHLLARQGHDTSGRLGDIRCPTLILVGEDDRNVTSDLSHRTSSETLENGIPGARLVVLPGERHSYFFANPDAAHTAMRDFLEHI
- a CDS encoding aldo/keto reductase, which produces MEYRQLGSSGLRVSAIGLGTNRFGAPNVRQEQVTAIMDAAVELGVNFIDSSNSYQGGRSEETLGAAMKGRRDRFVVATKFFFPTGDGPNDRGTSRYHLMNAVEDSLRRLQTDHIDVYYIHRWDASTPIEETQRALDDLVRQGKLRYIGASDFASWQLARANVVAEFRGWTAFAVLQSHYHMLEREVEREVLPYCAAHGVGFVPYFPLAGGFLTGKYVQGEKPPPGSRGETQRYVQQYMTEPNYDAVAKLKSWAEARGKGMNELAQCWLLAQPQVCSVISGATKLAQFQDNARVAEWALSSQELAEVDEMLGG
- a CDS encoding TIGR03619 family F420-dependent LLM class oxidoreductase, which encodes MELGLSLFSTELAGPVGDIAREAETLGFESLWFPEHMLIPVHYESRYKRTPDGKVPASFGHLPDPFIAAAMAAQATERLRVATGICILPQREVIATAKAAATLDRHSGGRLIMGVGAGWFPEEAAILGVTSFKRRWQALREGVEALRVLWTREEAEYSGEFVRFPPVRVFPKPLQKPHPPVHLGVHDPRYAPRRVARYADGWCPGDLPVDEAADAVASVRRAAAERGRDPEGIEFSVVLTPAGDFPTVDDMACYRAAGMRRIILRVMEAATGNGVDAVRRLHRFIEQARRIEPR
- a CDS encoding PA0069 family radical SAM protein, with the translated sequence MTSQTKTGAGGRGTSDNPRNRFEPIAFVPDDSPGGPPTTLLRDTSRSIIAYNDSPDVGFDASVNPYRGCEHGCIYCYARPTHEYLGFSAGLDFESRILVKERAAELLRKELSSSRWKPQVVAMCGVTDPYQPVERRLELTRGCLEVLAAFRNPAAVVTKNHLVTRDVDVLGELAARDAAVVFLSVTTLDRDLCGRMEPRASQPHLRLNAIRTLRQAGIPVGVIVAPVIPALTDHELPAILEAVAEAGATSAGYSLVRLPFGVKDLFERWLEENYPDRKEKVLNRIRGIRGGKLNDAGFGTRMKGQGIFAEQVEALFDGACRKLGLSRRSWSLSTASFRRPTAQLGLFDGD
- a CDS encoding SDR family NAD(P)-dependent oxidoreductase → MQWDMERDSAFVTGGGSGIGQAIALKLGEQKVRVAVADVDGGKAEDTAARITAGGGTALPLTLDVTRSDQVNAAIAKTHSEFGGLAYLMNVAGISQQKPVHEISDADWARMIDVHLNGTFYCIRAALPLMMEAKFGAIASLSSMHGLKGQEWASHYSAAKAGIAALTKAVAREVSEYGIRINALAPGPIDTPMWRRGLTGEALERRKSERSKMVPLGRLGEPSEVADLAVFLLSPASSYMTGQIVGVNGGELMP
- a CDS encoding undecaprenyl-diphosphate phosphatase; the encoded protein is MSPTLTLATLGILQGLTEFLPVSSSGHLVLVQSWLPSFQEPGVLFHATVHLATLGAVLLYFRRDVVVLACAALRPRASDPDAVRLLGLVVAGTLPTALIGLLFKDGLERLFSSVPTAASMLLVTGALLVATDRVRGQGADIERMRVWHALLIGLVQGMAIIPGVSRSGATVAAGVLSGLGRDLALRYSFLLSIPAILGAFTLQLLSHGLAGAPDINGFGYAAAFLAAFVTGYLGIEVLLRVLLSRRLGWFALYCWGLGLTVLITRSLSG